The following are encoded together in the Paraburkholderia sp. BL10I2N1 genome:
- a CDS encoding transcriptional regulator has product MRLIEPDEHKDFLATLERSGLAEGDFDLLETDTTDPKGDENLGLQGYVTITRLSTQVMKEYAIGDESDWLQHFRKDLEAGVFNRPG; this is encoded by the coding sequence ATGCGGCTGATCGAACCGGATGAACACAAAGACTTTCTAGCGACCTTGGAGCGCAGTGGTTTGGCAGAAGGCGATTTCGATCTTCTGGAAACGGATACGACAGACCCGAAAGGTGACGAGAACCTCGGTCTACAGGGCTATGTCACCATAACCAGGCTATCGACGCAGGTTATGAAGGAATACGCGATCGGAGACGAAAGCGACTGGTTACAGCATTTCAGGAAGGATCTCGAAGCGGGCGTCTTCAATAGACCGGGATGA
- a CDS encoding pyridoxal phosphate-dependent aminotransferase family protein produces the protein MAGTICGSAKTENIMHDLSEIAQWLESHTIHHVSDVHATLPDPTFMSNGRQFVSFSSNNYLALANHPRLVTAAKQGLDRYGVGNCESRLLGGDLEVYRELEARLGALKHKSDAVLFVTGYMTNLGVLSTLVKAATLARLHGYRPKTRRKYAYYSDEFNHISIREGIQMSGALRHTYRHCDMNHLESLLQTGGGTTPIIVSDGVFSMEGTITPLPDLVALAERYGAILYIDDAHATGVLGEHGGGTSEHFSCYSPHIIQMGTLSKAFGAIGGFVAVDRDMAEVIRLTSSAYGFTCPPPPDQASALLAALDLMAEEPQRRQKLWDNQRYFIERIRPLGYQLLSTETAIVPVLIGDTELCVRYVKVLREEGVHVDSVQFPAVPLGQARLRFIMNAAHTKTQIDHAIAVMESIGAKAVS, from the coding sequence TTGGCCGGCACGATCTGTGGCAGCGCCAAAACGGAAAACATCATGCATGACTTAAGCGAAATCGCCCAATGGCTGGAAAGCCACACTATTCACCACGTATCAGACGTTCACGCGACACTGCCGGATCCCACCTTCATGTCGAATGGGCGTCAATTCGTTTCGTTCAGTTCGAACAATTATCTGGCGCTGGCGAATCATCCCCGGTTGGTGACTGCCGCCAAGCAGGGGCTGGACCGCTATGGCGTCGGTAACTGCGAGTCGCGCCTTCTGGGCGGCGATCTAGAGGTCTATCGCGAACTGGAGGCACGCCTGGGTGCACTCAAGCACAAAAGCGACGCAGTGCTGTTCGTGACTGGCTACATGACCAATCTCGGCGTGCTCTCGACGCTGGTCAAAGCCGCTACGCTGGCGCGCTTACACGGCTACCGCCCCAAGACTCGCCGCAAATATGCTTACTACTCGGATGAGTTCAATCACATCAGCATTCGGGAAGGCATCCAAATGTCCGGCGCACTGCGCCACACCTACCGACACTGCGACATGAATCATCTGGAGTCGCTCCTGCAGACGGGGGGCGGCACCACACCAATCATCGTCAGCGACGGCGTGTTCAGCATGGAAGGGACGATTACCCCCTTGCCGGACTTGGTGGCGCTGGCCGAGCGCTATGGCGCCATCCTGTATATCGATGATGCGCATGCTACCGGCGTGCTAGGCGAGCATGGCGGCGGCACCTCGGAACATTTCAGTTGCTACAGCCCCCATATCATCCAGATGGGCACGTTGAGCAAGGCATTTGGCGCCATTGGCGGGTTCGTGGCAGTCGATCGCGATATGGCTGAGGTGATCCGGCTTACCAGTTCCGCATATGGTTTTACCTGCCCGCCGCCGCCGGACCAGGCTAGCGCCCTACTGGCTGCGCTCGACTTGATGGCCGAAGAGCCGCAACGGCGCCAAAAACTGTGGGACAACCAGCGCTATTTCATCGAGCGCATACGGCCGCTCGGATACCAGCTGCTGTCGACCGAGACGGCAATCGTTCCCGTCCTGATTGGCGACACGGAACTGTGCGTACGTTACGTCAAGGTACTGCGTGAAGAAGGTGTCCACGTCGACTCAGTCCAGTTTCCGGCCGTGCCACTCGGACAAGCACGACTGCGTTTCATAATGAATGCCGCCCATACCAAGACGCAAATCGATCATGCCATCGCGGTAATGGAAAGCATCGGTGCAAAGGCGGTGTCGTAG